gtggtggcgcatgcctgcaatcccagctgctcggaaggctgaggcaggagaatcacttgaacctgggaggcggaggttgcagtgggccgagattgcgccattgcactgcaaccagggcaacaagagcaaaactccgtctcaaaaaaaaagaaaaaaaaagaaaaagaaaccattgTGTGTGTTTCTAAGATTATGTTATCTTGGGTCTACTTTTCAAGCATAAGGAAAACTGGGGAAACGGAAGCATGTTATAAGGAGGTTTCTGGGAGAATAAACAAGTTGAACGGGAGGCTGAGGATGAGGGGAGACAAAAGCCTGTTGCTCCTTATTCCCAAAAAGAGTCAACAGAAAGAAGACATTAAGTACAGTAGGAAGAAGGGAGATGAATTTTGAGGAGACTGAAACAATTATCAGAGAAAGGCCTGAATACACTTATAAAAAAAGACGGTAAGACCCCCAAacaggaaaaaagtatttttaatactataacaaaatgcaaaataaagtacCCAAGTTACAAAACATAAATTCCTTTGGTTCATAATCACACCACTATTTTTACCTTCCACATAGCTACAGACATCACACCCTCAAAGTGAAGTCAGACTGTCCCCCTCATACTGAAGATGTCATGCCAAAACCATCACATACCCCACTGTTCAGTGAAACTGTTGGCAGCTTACATGGAACAGAGCTGTAGGGTAGGAAAAAGGGGAAAGGGTTGGGTTAAAAAAAATGGGGAGACTCTACACATGCAGAACAAGTCAGTGAGAGGGAGCTCTCTGCTGGGTCAACACGTCATGAACCACACCCCTATTCATGCTACATGAGGCTGAGTCCTTGCTACAACCACAGAGAAATACAGACAATCGAGTGAACCTGAGCACCCCCAGggataacagaagaaaaatacagagaagcagaggagagaaagaatggCAGCAAGAGGCAAATCACAGAATACCAGGGAACACCTAGTCCAaaccctgttttacagatggggaaagtgAGACCTGGAGTAGTGAAGTGTCTTGCCAAAATACATAGTCTATGGGAGCATTAGAACTCCATGCTTCCTTTTAATATGAGCaaggagaaaaagagactgaCAAGAAATTGATAGGCCTGCTAAGGCAGGAGACAGACCCAGGCCTCTCATTCCAGTTATGCTGTCTTTTTGGAAGAGTGCCTGTGAGGTCATTAAGGCCTTTCTAGGTGGTTTCTTGATTCTCAAGAATCAGGGTTCTGGGTGGCTCTGGGACAGAAGGGTTCAAAGAAACAGCCAGGCCACCTGATCAGGACAGAAGACAATGGCCTCTAATCTTCTCCCAAACTAGATCTGAAACAGTCACAGTAAGCTCAGAATAGAAATTCAGCGATCTCTGAATCAAATGCCATCACCTAAATGGTGgcaaaaagaaaagtcattgagCTAGCAATCTGCTGTAGGCTGAACACTGGAATAAGTTTCCAAAGTGCACTCTCTTTTCTCTCTAGCTTGAggcaggtattcaataaatacttgaatgaataagtgaataaatgaatacatggagACCATCAATGAAAGTTCAGTTCCATGACAGATATTGGTTCTGTTCAAGATCCAAGCTGAGGACACTTTTGGGGACTACATTCTCTTTGTCCCACtgtgctgggactgcagatgtgtcACATCGCGCCCCTGGCAAATAAAATAGACAGAGGTgcagatttaaataaaatttgaggccgggcgcggtggctcaagcctgtaatcccagcactttgggaggccgagacgggcggatcacgaggtcaggagatcgagagacgatcccggctaacacggtgaaaccccgtctctactaaaaaatacaaaaaaaatagccgggcgaggtggcgggcgcctgtagtcccagctactcgggaggctgaggcaggagaacggcgtaaacccgggaggcggagcttgcagtgagctgagatccggccactgcactccagcctgggtgacagagcaagactccgtctcaaaaaaaaaaaaaatttgattggTAGAGATTAGGGGGAAAAGGTGGAAAGCCATTCTTAAAGCAGctgctttcactttttttctcctctcagtTTTATGAGAACAGTATACCAGATCCTGGAGCAATGAAGACAGAATTGCTGAATCTCCAAACATCTCAAAACATGCATTTGAAGTGAGTCAGGTAGCCTCACCCACTACCTCCTCCCTTCTCAACAGTCATTTCTTGGACAGGGAGGCTGTGGTAGACTGTGACAGTGAGATCTGACTGCACTTCTCAAAGACAGCCTCAGCGGAGAGTTTAGGCAGCCCCTGATCTAGAGGGCACTCATCCACCAAGCTGTTCATGGGCGTGGGGGGCAGCGGAGGGTCCTCCTCATCTTGACTCAGTCCAGAAATCAGGGAGTTACTTGCCCTGTCCAATTCCTTGTCCACCTGCTCCCTGGACACATCCGCTGTCTCAGGCTGTCCTGAAGGGATCTTCATGGAGTCAAAATACACTGACAGGGCTTCCTGGAGCAGGGGCAGAAGTTTCTTCCGAGAGACCTGGGTGTTGCCTTGAAGATAGGCATGGAGGTTAGGGTGGGTGCTTGAGGCAGGGGTCAGCTTcaggggtggagagtgggagcATTCCAGGACTCCACAGATCTAAAGAGAAGACAATAACAGGGAAATGATACACAACTTGCTGTAGCAAAGTGCTGAGGCTTCTAAGTGAGAGGCTTCCTCTATAGAAGAGGAAGCTTTCAAAAAGTAAGtcggcagggtgtggtggctcatgcctgtaatcccagcactttgggaggccgaagcgggcggatcacctgaggtcaggagtttgagaccagcctgaccatcatggagaaaccccatctctactaaaaatacaaaattagctgggtgtggtggcgcatgcctgtaatcccagctacttgggaggctgaggcaggagaatcacttgaacccaggagacagaggttgcagtgagccaagatggtgccattgcactccagcctgggcaacaagagtgaaactccgtctcaaaaaaataaataaataaataaaagtaagttatccttgaggccaggcacaatggctcccgcctgtaatcccagcactttgggaggccaaggtgggcggatcacctgaggtcaggaattcaagaccagccttgtcaacatggtaaaaccctgtctctactaaaaatacaaaaattagccagacatgatggtgcacacctgtaatcccagctacttgcaaggctgagacaggagaatcatttgaacctgggaggtggaggctacagtgagccgagatctcaccattgcactccagtctgggcaataaagcaagacaaaaaaaaagtaagttatcCAGGGTTCGGTTTTATTGTTTGCAACAGAAGGAACACTAATatacacagtattttttttttttttgagatggagtcttgctctgtcacccaggctggagtgcagtggtacgatctcggctcactacaacctctgcctccctggttcaagtgaatcgcctgccttagcctcctaagtagctgggattataggcatgtgtcaccaagcctggctaatgtttatatttttagtggaaacgagGTTacaccatgttacccagactggtctcgaacttctgacctcaggtgatccgctctcacctaggcctctcaaagtgctaggattacaggtgtgagccaccgcgcccgacccacAGTattttatctcatatatatatatatgataaaatatatcatatatatatgataaaatatatatatatgataaaatatatatatatatatattttttttttttaatagaacagggatagggtcttgttatgttgcccaggctggtctccaaatcctggtctcaaacaatccttctgcttcagcctcccaaagtgctgggattcatacacagtgttttatttattttattttgctttaattttttttttttgagatggattcttgctctgtcacccaggctggagtacagtggcacaatcttagttcactgcaaccttcgcctcccaggttcaagcaattctcctgcctctgcctcccgagtagctgggattacaggtgcctgccaccatgcccagctaatttttgtatttttagtagagacgtggtttcaccatattggccaggctggtcttgaactcctgagctcaggtgatctgcccagctcagcctcccaaagtgctgggattacaggcatgagctaccatacccagccatACACAGTACTTTAAAAACAGAGGAAACAGTTTAGattgtatatttcattttattattaaagtaaTTAAAGCTAAGTAAGATGATTATGAGTAAAATCATGTAGATGATGGCAGTTAAACCAGAATCCAGGAACCCCAGCTTCTAATCTAGTGTTGTTTCCAAGTGTATAAATGTGCTCAAGAACTTGAACTAGGATGGGACTAGAATTTATCTAGAGGCCAgaagagggatggaggaagaatgAATTGAACAAAATAAGATTGGTATCACTATTACCCTCACTTACATGCAGGGAAACTGAGAATTCGATGATcaggtaacttgcctaaggtcataaTTTGCATGAAGCGAAACTGACACTAAGCCCAGAGCTGTCACCAAAGCCAGTGTTCTAAATCAATATATTATACTACCCCTAAcacaggagaaagagaggagatgGTAGAGTAGACTGTGAGAAAAGGACtcctggctgggcatagtggcccacacctgcagttccagaactttgggaagctgaggctggtggatcacttgagtccaggagttcgagaccagcctgagcaatgtagcgagactctgtccctacaaaaaatacaaaaaaaattagctggccatgatGGTGTGCCTggagccccagctacttaggaagctgggaggattgcctgaaccagggaggcagaggttgcagtaagctgagatcatgccattgcaccactccagcctgggcaacaaagcaagacatctcaaaaaaaaaaaaaaaagagagagaaaaggactCCTGTTTCTAAGCATAGGGGCAGCCTGGACAATGGTAGAGTCATTAGAAATCCAcacagctggccgggcgcggtggctcaagcctgtaatcccagcactttcagaggctgaggcgggtggatcacgaggtcaggagatcgagaccatcctggctaacacggtgaaaccctgtctctactaaaactacaaaaaattagtagggcgtggtggcgggtgcctgtagtcccagctactcaggaggccgaggcagaagaatggcgtgaacccgggaggcggagcttgcagtgagccgagatcgcaccactgttctccagtctgggagacacagcgagactctgtttcaaaaaaaaaaaaaaaaaaaaagaaatccacataGCTTCGAATGAGCAGCACAGAGGGGAGAA
This region of Macaca fascicularis isolate 582-1 chromosome 1, T2T-MFA8v1.1 genomic DNA includes:
- the PRUNE1 gene encoding exopolyphosphatase PRUNE1 isoform X4, which translates into the protein MDLKIGKATPKDSKYVEKLEALFPDLPKRNDIFDSLQKAKFDVSGLTTEQMLRKDQKTIYRQGVKVAISAVYMDLEAFLERSNLLADLHAFCQAHSYDVLVAMTIFFNTHNEPVRQLAIFCPHVALRTTICGVLECSHSPPLKLTPASSTHPNLHAYLQGNTQVSRKKLLPLLQEALSVYFDSMKIPSGQPETADVSREQVDKELDRASNSLISGLSQDEEDPPLPPTPMNSLVDECPLDQGLPKLSAEAVFEKCSQISLSQSTTASLSKK